The Malus sylvestris chromosome 8, drMalSylv7.2, whole genome shotgun sequence genomic interval GGGATAGATTTCGTCCTGGGCGACGGTTACGGTATTGGCATAGGGTCTGAAGATGGTTTTCCTCTGGCAATTAGAACAAGGACGGGGAGCTGGCACGGGGCCCAGGGATGATTTTCCTCTGGCAATTAGCATAGAGACGGGGAGTTGGCGAGGGATATTGaacattcactagtgattacgatatatatgagttatgatttgagacattgcacagAATgttaggtttcggaaaacctattttTATCATGTtatatgagttttcataaaacctggaggttagtatgttgataactgttttattatatatatatatatatatatatatatcaacttggtccactcatatttgttttgcacctccttcaggacttagaattgaGGCATACAATCTCGGCGTCAAGacacttccgcatcggcatcttcgagtcctctcggtgtaggacccatcctcttattcattcaattttatattatttctttttagtattctagttagttgtatgctttgaacacgTTTCTTACTtgcattttaattatatttaaatttataggtCTTATTTATTCCTTGTTCTCAGCAAttgcattcaataaatggcttttgtCACCcttaggtgtcggccaacacgtgtctatcctggtgTTCGGGAAATATTGGGATTGTGGCGTATCAACTTaaccttttaaaacatttcaaataaGCACTTAACGTTTTGAAAATTAGACATGTTAGGCAACAAGCACATGTTACCAGTGTAAAATGATGATGTCATTAATGTTAAGTGATAACGTGGACAAAAATTGAAGTTGATCTTTACTGATCGCCATCTTTGAAGCTCTAAAACCCTAAATTGGTCTCTTTAGTCAAGTTAAACACTAAATTGctcacatcatcagttaacgctAGGGACCTAACAAATGttcatttttcaaaacaattggtAGCTTTTGGAATGTTTTAGAAAGTGTTGGGACTAATTTGGAATCATCCTTAAAAGTTGGGTAGTTACTTGTAGTTTATTGTTTTTTAAGACTAaatataattataaaataaGTTATTAGTTTTTTACAATAACTGAAaacgaaatgattatcaaatgaACTTTAAAATACTGATTTATTTTTCGGCCAACCAACAAATATTGATTGAGCTTTCAAATTATGGGACAAATACGTATAGTACATgtttaacaaaaagaaaaatatatgtaGTTTATAACTCGCAACGCTCACTTAAAACGAAAAGAAATATGAACATAGATTTTGTCACATTGTTATGCGTAGGTACAGCCTATATCTATCTGCTTACATGTCACTCATATCATATAAACGAGTAGCATATTTTTGTGTACCTAGCTAACCGTGACCTACATATCAACGCAGTCGAAGTGGGAACATTCTTTGGCTAGCTGTAAATAATGAATGTAGAACTGATACTGGCTAGTTCATCATTTCTATGATTATTTGGAGGGAACCCAGCATCCATGCAGTCCATATGGAAGACCATAGGGGAACTTTGCCCTAGCAATCTCTTCAAACGTTGATCCATCTAACAGCAATGCATATCCATCTCCATTTTTCTCACTAATCATCGAGATCACAACACCTATATCATGTACACATAAATGTCTTAGAAATCATTCCGAATAAAGAGTTATTAACCTACATCATGTACACATAAATGTCTTAGAAATCATTCCAAATAAAAAGTAATAACTTACAAAAAAACACTGAAAAGTGCCTTTAAGAGTTTTAaaatttggcttgattttgatttttagttttcaagtATGATAATCTCACCATCATCTTCTTCAGTTGACCCGGGACGGGCAACAAAGAACGGCTCGGATGGCACTGCTCCCTCATCGTACCAATTCTTAGCTTTCTTCTCTACCAAATCAATCTGCAAACACATATATTCAAAGAATTTGAGTAAGAAACTAGCTCAAAACCGCTGATGATATAATAAAAAGTGGAAATTGGAAGTAGTGCATGTaattttgaaactttaattaatAATACCTTGGTGAGGGTGTTAGGGAAGTTGCACGGGCGCTGAGCCCCGCAAGCATAAGCGTATCTGTATTTTTTGCCCAGATAAGCAGGGTTTATGCTGCACATGTCCATCCCTCTTCCATGCTCATTTGGGTCTAGTGCTGCCTCCAATTTTCCATATGGACTCCCATCCAGTGGTATCTTGAACCTACCAACCCTGAATTTTgcatcaaaataataataacaaattaATAGCTAGCTCCAATTTAGGTCACATATCTGGTTAATTTTGACAGAATTTTTATTCGAATATATTAAACATGATAAAGAATTCCCAGTCTTGCAAGACCATGTTATGTATTGATTTATATAAGACGTGTAGTCATATCATGTACGTACTGAGCATCTGGTAGTACATCTTTGCCGGTATACGACCGAAGATTCTGAATCTTAAGCTTATCCAGAATTGTGGTGTCAGCGTTGTGTTCACAACAATCGGCAATGACAGCAGTAACCCTACCGTCCTCATCTGTCTCCTCATAAGCATTAATGAAATGGAACGTAATATACAATGGAACTTCCACACTCGCCACCTTCAAAACAAAGGAATTGCATACAAATAATAAATCAAAAGATCAAAAAACATACTAATTAGTACACAAAATATCAGATGGGTAGTAACTTACAACGTTGCCACTAGCTTTACACATGACATGCATAAACGCCTTAGAGTCAGGGTGCCACTCAAACTTGTACAAGGGAGTGGGCTCGGCCTTGAGCAAATTCCCAGCACAATACCTCAGTGGCATTTCGGGCACAATGATGTAGTGCTCGGTCACAGGGAAAGAGTGCACCCAACCAGGAGCCGGTCCACGGCTACAATCAACCCGCCCGATCACCTTCCTCTCATTAGTACCCGGCTTCATCCTGACCGCTAAATACCCCGGGTTGATTAAATCCGGCAACAAAGTCAAAAACTCGGTATCGGTCACAATAGGATGTGCCGAGTGTATCAAACCACCCAATGTGTCACTGTACTCAAATTTTCCCAAAGTGTCCAACGTTGTCGGGTCAATCACTATTGATCCCTTCTGGGTTTCTGTGAGGCACACAACCCGACCATCACCTAGCTTAACCACTCCGGTGTTGGCGTTGTCAGTCAACGATGCACCGGAAAATAAGTTGGCTAGTTCTCCAATATAAGATAGGAAATTGGCTGGCTTAGGGACCTCAGAGAATTCACGGAAACATAATTTTTGGTTCTTCATGGCGGCTGTGTAGGCCTCGGATTCGATCTGGCGGTGGCCAGCAGTGAGGCGGCCGTCGTGGAAGTGGAGTTTGGCGAGCATGGCATAGCCGTCAAAGAGGTGGCGGAAGTTGTAGCCCCCAACGTGCCACAGCCCTGGACCATTTCTTAGGTACGTACCCTTCTGCATGTGACATTAAGTTAATTATGAGCTAGCTATATATTCAACAAATGTTCACCCTTTGTAATAAAATGGTGCCTAATTAATTTGGATCTATTTGTCTACAAATAACTGCAGATAGAAGtatgggagactttggatgcggtccctagttatgaataatctttgactgaaactttgttggttttcaatttttgatccaagtccctaaaattaattgataatttatttctatgtacgttactatattttttaaattaaaaattaaaatttatagttgtttatagtaatgagattttaaataaaaaacataatttgtgggattacaaatattaaaatataaatatactattgtgtgtgtgtgtgtgtaaacatgggtacattcataaaaaataaccaaaaaattattgtatcaaaacatgggtacattcttcaaaatgggtacatttagcaaaaataaaaatgggtacaaataaataaaaaaatatgggtacaatacaaataaaattttaaaaaatatgggcacaaaaagaaattaatatatgggtacaaattaaaattgaaaggaaaattggtacaaattaaaaaagagttgcaaattaaaaatgggtacaaactaaaaataaaaatatatgataaaaaatttagccataaatataaatatactaattgtaacatttttaatattaaatgaatatatttagaaataaaaaatattttattattgaaataattaatgatattattaatacaaaggaccttgatcaaaaattgaaaagtaataaagttttaatcaatagagtagtaaaaataaggatgaaaacctaattactcttAGAAGTATTAGAAAAATTATTTGGAATGAGACACTGATACGGTCTGAAGCATTAAAATAGTTggtaataaataaatagtaaaagAAATGGACAAGGCCAACGTCAAATTACATTCTTGTCGATGAATTATATAGCACTTTAAAAGTAATTTAAGTCGGGAATATTTGTACTTGGCCAGCAGGCCCAGCGCCACATTTGTCCCATGGATTATGTGGCGATCGACAGTAAGTTGATTAATTCACTATCAGATTTAGTGTAGCTTAATTAGTCATATACTGCCATTTAGTGTTATGCTCTAATAATattcttcttttcatttgtaAATGATGAATATTAAGTTTGATTATcaccaaaaacgaatttgaactatattattgaTAATTCAATGTTAAGTTAAGCTAACTCTCTCTCTTAATATAAATGATATCATTATTCAAAATTAATCATATATACTAGCACTAGCATTTACCAAGAAGACACACGCGTCATCAAGGACAAATCTTCGATCTATGTGCGTGGCAGGTAGGCCTCTCACTACGAAGCATTAAAGGTTAGAAAAGCAGGATCAAATTAACGGGAATAAGAAaaggattgttttttttttttacaaatttgagctttcttctatttttatttCCTGCAAGTTTCTGAGTAAAGTTGTAAACTTACAATATTTTGGCTTACAGCATCGTACCGTATTTTgatcctttattttttatttttggcctaACCCTAATATATATAGATTGAGTTCTTATTGGTTGTATCTGATatttagattaaaaaaatttcttttgtaTTGTAACAGAAGATACGATGTGTTATGAATCTGAACCAATTTATCACGGTAAATCTTAAATAAATTTGTAGTTTAGAGTTAGTAACAAGGAATAACTTATAAAAATAGGATTGACAAGAAAATATTCTTCGTCCACACAAATAGTACATGCAAgcttatatatatgtacatgaaATCATCATCAGCAACAATTCTTTGATAGAATAAACCAAGAATTATGTActtgaaattaattaatgaaCGATCACATACCAGCCACAATGGTATTTCTCCTTGGACAAGCAGCTCTCCTTCCCATCTCTCCTGCCGCACACTCGTCCATGCTACGTGACTCCCGTCGTAACCATCGCCACTTTCTTCTTTTGGGGGTGGATGAGCTATTGCCGGCAATGGTGGACTTGCTACGTTTGTGGACACCAAGCTCCGACCATTGTGCTTTTTTATGGTATTATTCAAGTTCTTTTTTAAGGGATTAAACCCACCCTTTATATTATTTGAGTTCTCAGAAACGGCAGCTGTTGGCAGAAAAGAGAAGTTTCCAGTAGCGCCTGAAAA includes:
- the LOC126631671 gene encoding carotenoid cleavage dioxygenase 8 homolog B, chloroplastic-like, with product MASITFSGATGNFSFLPTAAVSENSNNIKGGFNPLKKNLNNTIKKHNGRSLVSTNVASPPLPAIAHPPPKEESGDGYDGSHVAWTSVRQERWEGELLVQGEIPLWLKGTYLRNGPGLWHVGGYNFRHLFDGYAMLAKLHFHDGRLTAGHRQIESEAYTAAMKNQKLCFREFSEVPKPANFLSYIGELANLFSGASLTDNANTGVVKLGDGRVVCLTETQKGSIVIDPTTLDTLGKFEYSDTLGGLIHSAHPIVTDTEFLTLLPDLINPGYLAVRMKPGTNERKVIGRVDCSRGPAPGWVHSFPVTEHYIIVPEMPLRYCAGNLLKAEPTPLYKFEWHPDSKAFMHVMCKASGNVVASVEVPLYITFHFINAYEETDEDGRVTAVIADCCEHNADTTILDKLKIQNLRSYTGKDVLPDAQVGRFKIPLDGSPYGKLEAALDPNEHGRGMDMCSINPAYLGKKYRYAYACGAQRPCNFPNTLTKIDLVEKKAKNWYDEGAVPSEPFFVARPGSTEEDDGVVISMISEKNGDGYALLLDGSTFEEIARAKFPYGLPYGLHGCWVPSK